Genomic window (bacterium):
TCCAGGGGATGGCGATCGACGTGGAGACGCGCCGGCCCGCGCTGGCGCGGACCGTCGGCGGCCTCTCCGGGCCCGCCATCCGGCCGGTCGCGGTGCGGATGGTCTGGCAGGTGCGCCAGGCGCTGCCCATCCCGATCGTCGGCTGCGGCGGCGTCTGGACGGCGCGCGACGCCATCGAGTTCCTGCTCGCGGGCGCGACGGCCGTCCAGCTCGGCAGCGTCAACTTCACGCACCCCGGGCGGTGGGTCGAGGTCGTCGCCGGCATCGGCGAGTACCTGCGGCGGCACGGGGTCGCGCGCGCCGCGGACCTGGTGGGGAAGCTCGAGCCCTGGGCCTAGGCGGCGGGCTTCGTGCCCGCGCGCGCCAGGCCGCGCCAGAGGTACTGCAGTCCCGAGGCCACCGTCAGCGCGGCGGTCAGCGCCAGCAGCCAGGACCACGTCGTCCGGCCTTCGCCGGTGATCTGCACGAGCAGCGTCAGCGCCAGCGTGAGGAACTGGCAGAGCGTCGCGGCCTTGCCGGTGAGCGTCGGGGCGATCTCCAGCCTCCCGTCGTGGATGTAGAGCACGAGCGACCCGAGCGAGATGATCACGTCGCGGCTGATCACCGTGATCACGAACCAGGCCGGGAGGGGCCCGAGGAAGGTCAGCGCGACGAAGCCGCTCACCGAGAGCAGCTTGTCCGCGAGCGGGTCGAGGAAGCTGCCGATCGCCGTCTTCTGGTGGAGCCGCCGGGCGATGAGGCCGTCGAGCGTGTCCGAGAGCGCGGCGGCGACCAGCACGGCGAACGCCGGGCCGGGGCGGCGGTAGACGAGAAGCGTCAGGAAGACCGGCAGCAGCAGCAGCCGCAGCGTCGTGATGAGGTTGGGGACGTTCACGGCCGCCGCGTCCCGGGGTGCCTCAGGGGAGGAAGCCGCGGGAGCGGCTGGCGCGCAGGGACGCGATGCGCGGGGCGAGCGCCGCCGCGATCTGGCGCGACGCC
Coding sequences:
- a CDS encoding CDP-alcohol phosphatidyltransferase family protein, whose amino-acid sequence is MNVPNLITTLRLLLLPVFLTLLVYRRPGPAFAVLVAAALSDTLDGLIARRLHQKTAIGSFLDPLADKLLSVSGFVALTFLGPLPAWFVITVISRDVIISLGSLVLYIHDGRLEIAPTLTGKAATLCQFLTLALTLLVQITGEGRTTWSWLLALTAALTVASGLQYLWRGLARAGTKPAA